Genomic window (Marinobacter fonticola):
GTGTACCAAAGCCACCGAAGCATTGGAGAACGCCATACCTGCCAGGGTCGACCCCAGCATCATGGCTTCACGAGCCTCACGGTCGGCACCATCTCGATAGACCCGCCGCAGGTTCGGACCAATCAAACGCATGGCGGACAGTGCCTGACTGTCGCTGAAAGGATTGGCCTTGCGACTGACGTAAGCTTCCATGGCATGGGTCAGAGCATCGATGCCGGTATCGGCGGTGATTCGCTTTGGCAGACTCAGCGTAAGGCTATAGTCGACCAAGGCTGCCACCGGCATGAAGCCAATGCCGACGCAGAGCATCTTCTCGTCGTTGAGCTCGTCAGTGATGATCGTGAAGCGCGTCACCTCGGAGCCGGTGCCGGCCGTCGTGGGAATGGCGATAATCGGCAATCCTGCCTGATCGACCAGCCGCGGAAACTTGTAATCCCTCATCTCGCCGCCAAATTTGCCGAGGATGCCAATGGCTTTGGCGCTGTCGATGGGGCTGCCGCCGCCCAGGGCGATGATGCAGTCGTAGTTACCGCTTCGAACTCTCTCGACTCCAGCCTTTATCGACCCAACCGTCGGTTCCGGCACGGTGTCGTCGAAGACATCCGCGGTCAGTTGCTGTTCTCGCAGGCAACGCTGAATGTCACCGACATAGCCCAGATCTACCATCATCTTGTCAGTGATGATCAGCGGCCTTGTGCAGCCAAGACTGGCCAGAACGGCTGGCACCTGTGCCGATGCGCCTTCACCAACTTGCAGTATCCGCGGAAGAATTGCTTGTGTAGACATGATTGCTCCTTGAATCAGTTCTGCGACCGCTTTGACACGCGCAGACATTTGTTATCGCTAATTTTGGGCATGCCGGTCCCCTGAACCCCGCTTGCCCGCTGGTAAATGAAGGTGATGAAAAGCGTTGCTACGGACCCGACAGCAGCCGATCTCATTTATGAGCTGGTTACCGCCGGAACCCGTTTGGTGACTTTGGGCACCGCCTCACGGCGCTTACCGGGCCGCTTTGAGAGGCCGGGCACCGCAACGGAGCCGAGTTCTGATCGCAGGGATTTGAGTAATCCATAGATCGCCATGATCAGGATGAAAGAAAAGGGGAGCGCTGCCATCACTGTGGCCGTTTGCAGTGCCTCCAGCCCACCAGCCAGCAATAGGACTGCCGCGACGGCGCCAATGGCCCCGCCCCAGAACACCCGGTAGCGAGCCATCGGATGCTCGTCGCCCATGGAGATCAGGGTGCAAATCACCAGGGTGGCGGAGTCGGCGGAAGTGACGAAGTAAGTCACCAACATCACGGTGCAGATCCCGGCCATTAGGACGACCAGGGCATGGTTATCGGTCATCAGTTCGATCGTGGAAAAGAGCGCCATCGTGGTGTTCTGATTGACCGCTTCAACCACGCCGCCACCGCCGAACAACTCCAGGTACATGGCGGTATTGCCAAAAATGGTAATCCAGATCGCAGCCAGGAGGGTCGGTGCAAAGAGGACGCCCAGAACGAATTCGCGAATCGTACGCCCCCGGGAAATACGGGCGATGAAGATGCCGCAGAACGGGGACCAGGCGATCCACCAGCCCCAGTAGAAGATGGTCCACGCCCCCTGCCACTGTGCCTGCTGATCGGGATCGACCCAGAAGCCCAGCTCGACGGCATGAACCAGGTAATCGCCGACATTAGTCACCAGGGCCCCCAGAAGATAGGCGGTGGGTCCGACCACCACAAACAGCCCCAGAATCAACAGGGTCAGCCACATATTCCATTCGCTAAGCATCCGGATGCCTTTGTGTAAACCGCTCATGACAGAGGCGGTTGCGATCACGGAAATGGTGGCAATCAGGGCGATCTGGGTACCGGTAGAAACCTCCACACCCGTCAGGTAGTTCAGACCCGCATTTATCTGCTGGGCACCGAGGCCGAGGGAGGTTGCGATACCGAAGACCGTTCCGAACACCGCCAGCAGATCCGCAACATGCCCGATGGGCCCGTAGATACGCTCGCCAAAGATCGGGTAAAGGCTGGAGCGAATCGATAGCGGCAATCCCCTGCGGTAGGCAAAGTACGCGAGGATCAATCCGGACAGTCCAAACAGCGCCCAACCATGTAAGCCCCAGTGGAAGATGGCGATCCGCATGGCCGATTGCGCCGCCTCGACGGTTTGCTGCTGGCCCTCACCGACAAACGGATTGCCCTGGAAGTGATAGATTGGCTCAGCAATGCTCCAGAACAGGATGCCTATACCAATACCGGCACCAAACAGCATCGAGAACCAGGAGAATAGGCTGAATTCGGGCCGATCGGTGTCTTTTCCCAGACGAACGTCCCCGTAGCGGCTGAAGACCAGCCAAACCACCAGGAACAACACAAAGCTCATAAAGCCGATGTAGTACCACGAAAGGTCCGCAGCGATGTAATCCTTAAGGCCGGTGTAAACGCTGTTGGCAAACGTGGGATTCGCAATGGTGAACATCAAAAAACCCAGAACCAGCAACCCCGATCCGGCAGACATCACCGGGTTGGTTCCTGCCAGCCAACCGGCATCGCGTTGCATCGATTTATTGTTCATTGTGCCCCCTTCCCTGCGTTTTTGCGGACCGTCACCGAACGCAGGACTTGCCGGGTCACACAGGCGGCATTTGAAATGTCTTGATACTTGTTTTTCATACTTCGTCCTCATCTCATTTTGTTGTTGTGGACTTTGTCCAACAGGCAGTGCGATCTGCCCTGGAAGCGAAGTAGGATCATTTTCAGCAGAACCGCGCCGGGATTAGAAACAATAAAAAACACCCCTTAGGCTAAACTTTACTTATGGCTCGGATAGCCATAAGTAAAACGGGGTCTCAGGGTCATTTTTTATTGCTGGTTCCTCGATCTTTCCTGTCCCTACCATTGGCCCAATCGAGTTTTGAGACTCGATCAAGCCATATACCAACGACAGCGCTTTCGACAGCCGGGCGTTGGAATCCAGGAGAGGAAGGAAAGACTGCGATGAACAACAAAACCCAACTTCCGTTAGCGGGTGTCAGAGTAGTGGACTTCGGACAGCAGATTGCAGGTCCGGCCGTCGCCATGGTTCTGGCGGATTTCGGCGCCACCGTAATCCATGTGGACCCACCCGAGGGCCCGCAGTGGGATCACCCGGCCAACGCAGTGCTGAATCGCAACAAGAGCTGTATTCGCCTGGACCTGAAACAGGACTTCGGTCTGGGCCAGGCTTTGGCGCTGGTCGAGCAGGCCGATATTGTGATCGAGAGTTTCCGCCCCGGAGTCATGACAAAACTGGGCATCGATTTCGGACAACTGCGCGCTGAGCGCCCAGAACTGATCACCTTGTCGATCCCCGGCTTTGCCTCTAACGACGATGTGCGCAAGGAGTGGAAGGCCACGGAGGCGGTCGTTGCTGCAACCTGTGGCGCTTTTACGGACATGGGGTTCAACCGGGTGCTCATGGGCGTAAATCCCAGCTTTTCCCCCCTACCCCTGGGCTCGTCCTACGCCGTCTCTCTGGCCGCCAGCTCGGCCGTGCTGAGCCTGCTTGAGCGGGAAAAAACCGGCCGGGGCGACCGCATCGAAGTCCCGGTGGCCGCCGCCCTGATGGAGGGCCTATCGTATAATTCGTACGTTATCGAGGGCCTGCCTGACCGATACAAGACGATGCGGGAAGAAGAAATCGAGTACCGCAAAGCCAACAGCATCGAAATGGATCTGACCTACGATCAGTTGCAGGAGTACCTGGATCCTTTCTACCGCACCTATGAATGCGCCGATGGCCGTATGTTCTATTGTGTCTGCCCGTCGCACCGAAACCACGCCACACGAGCGCTGAAGCTGCTGGGCATCTACGACGAACTGGTGGAGGAGGGACTGCCGGACGTCAAAGACTTACACATGCCGGTTGCCGAGTGGGAAGGAGAAACCTCCATTGGCGTCTACCCACTGCCGAAGAAATGGGCCGACATCATTTCCGCCAAAATGAAAAAGGTTTTCCTCACCCGCACGTCCGAAGAATGGGGGCGGCTCTTCGGCGAAGGGCAGATCCCGGGCGCACCTCATCGCACCACGCAGGAATGGGTCAACGACGAACACACCAATGCGTCCGGCCTGATTGTAGAAGTCAACGATCCGGAGTACGGCCGGATGAAGCAGGGCGGCCCCATCGCCTGGCTGGAAGACATCGCCGAAAACATGCTAACGCCGAGCCCACGCCGCAACGTGAGCTACGATAAAGCGCTCAATGAGCTGCTGACCACGGCTGTCGAAGAGAACGTGACACGCCCCACCGGGGCTGACATTCAGCCAGCAAGCGGGAGGGGTTGGCTCGACGGCATTCGCATCCTTGATCTAACCAACGTCATCGCCGGGCCCCACTCCACCGCGTTCCTCAGCCGCTTCGGCGCCGAGGTGATCAAGCTGGATCCGGTATCCCCCCTTTACGATCCGCTAATCGGTACTCTCTTTACGTTCCAGACCGGCGTCAGCAAACAAAGCGCCCTGCTCGATATCAATAACCCTGAAGGGCGGGAGGCATTTAACCGTCTGGTGCGTTCGGTCGACATTGTGGTCATCAATGCACCGGAACGACAAATGGAACCCCTGGGGCTGGACCACGACAGTCTGCAGGCCGTGAATCCCGGCGTCCTGTTCTGCAGGCTGGATTGCCTGGGCGGGCCACGCAGAGGCCCCAAAACCGACTACATCGGCTACGACGATATCATTCAGGCAAACAGTGGCATCATGAGCCGGTTTGGTGGCCCCGAAACCCCGGAAGAGCATGCTCACCTAGGAACACTGGACGTCAACTGCGGCTTCGCCGCCGGTCTGGGAATGGCCGTGGCGCTTTATCGCAAACACAAAACCGGCCAGGTATCACGCGCCAGAACATCGCTTTCAGCGGTGACTAATCTGGCACAGGCGCCGTTTGCTTTCGATTACGCCGGACGAGCACCGTTCAACGAGCCCTCCGGCCGGGAAGCCCTGGGGAACAATGAATTGTCTCACTTCTACAACACGGCCAACGGCTGGATCTTCATTGATTCAAACCGAACAGAACTGGAAAAACTGGAGCAGGTAGAGGGCTTACAGGGCATTGCACAAGCCAGCGACATTGGGGCATTCCTCGGACAGGCCCTGAACAAGGCACCCGCAGACTACTGGGCGACCAAATTGCGCGAGGCCGATGTCGCGGCCGCCGTTCCAATGGCCATTGAAGACCTTCTCAATAGCTATAGCCGTGAGGCTGATGACACACCAGGTACCGCGCTAGGTAGTTTCGCCTTCTCAACGTACCGCAATCATCCCAGCGGCCATACCATTACTCAGGTGGATCACTACTCGATTCGTCCGACCGAGTCGTCAATCCGGGCCTTCAAACCGACCGAGCGGTTTGGTCACTCAACCCGCGACGTTTTGAGCAGCGTGGGTTACAGCGCAACCGAAATTGACGCCATGATCGAACGAAGTATTGCTGGACTAGGTTGGGGAAAGGAGTTCTTGCCCAGCTAATCGACAGGTTTGATCGGTCCAAAATGGGCCGGCCTCTCCTTTTGCCTCGGACTGGCCGGGCAAAGGGGGGAGCCCGGCCCTTTTATTTGGTGAAAACGGAAAGATCGGTTTGTGCTCCCGGCACCTCTTTAAATCAATCGCTCCCTCATCAGCCTATAGCGGGAGCTCGATAATGTCCCCAACCACACCGTCTTCAGTCACCTCCAGCCGCCCCACGGTGATCGGCAGCGTAAAACGCCGCGGCCCAGCACCACCGGGATTGAAGTAAAGCACGTCGTCGACCCACTCATTACGGGGTTTGTGGGAATGGCCGGCGACCACCACGCGGTAATGGCCACGCGGATCCAGGTCGAGGGTTTTGACGTCGTGGAGCATGTAAAACGCATGGCCGAGGAATTCCAATTCCTGTACATCGGGCAGATCGGCTGCGCGGCCCGACTTGTCGATATTGCCGCGAATCGCAATCACCGGCGCCAATGCTTCCAGCGCTTCCAGAACCTCGTCCCGCCCCACATCGCCGGCGTGAAGGATCAGGTCCGAGCTTTTCAAAGCCTCCAAAGCTTCAGGACGCATTTTGCTGTGGGTGTCCGCAATGACGCCGATTTTCATGGTTCAGCCTTGTCCTGTTTCTTTCCTCGTAAAGAAAATGCGCTCAGAAAAATGAAAGCTAATCTGCTAACGGATCAATGATGCCCACCCGGCCCGTGCGCGTGGCCGTGCGCGATCTCTTCCGGTTCGGCGGCACGTACTTCGATGATTTCGACATTGAAGGTCAGGGTTCTACCGGCCATCGGATGGTTGGTATCGACATCGGCAAACTTATGGCCGACCTTGACGACGACCACATGGCGCGGACCTTGCTCGGTTTCCACCTGGGCGATCATACCCGCCTTCCAGCGCTTGGCACCGCGTAGATGTTTGATGGGTACGCGCTGCATGGCTTCGGGATTGCGCGGGCCGTAAGCTTTGTCCGGGGTGACGGTGGCGCTGAAGCTGTCGCCGGCGTCGCGACCTTCCAGGGCCTCTTCCAGGCCTTGGATAATACCGCCGTGGCCATGCAGGTAGGCGTTCGGCTCGCCGTCACGGGAGCTTTCGATGGCGTTGCCTTGTTCATCACTGACGCTGTAGTGAAACAAGACCACCTGATTCTTTTCGATTGGCATAAGGTTCTCCGCGCCAGTTAGTTCGGGGCCGCCATTATAGCCAGCTGCCGCGTTGACTCCAGGGCCGATGTGGGAGCACGACGCCAGGTGATTACCGCTACCACGAAGTGAACCGAGTTTAATGGGCCATTTGTGCACCATGTCGCAACATATTGCCCGCATGTTCGGGATCATCTGGTCTGGGCCTGTTCAACGATTAACCTGATATTACAACTTTAACTTATGGTTTGGCCCACTCGTGAGTGTAGCGGTAGCCGGCAACTGGACAGCACTCAGGCAAAGGAGGCACAGCCAATATGCATAAACCGGATTTCTTGCGTCACCTTGCACTGCTCAGCCCGCTGCTGCTAGCGGCTAACGTCGCCCAGGGCGAACTCAGACCCCTGGAAGAGAAGGAAATGCGCGACGTCACCGGCCAATCGGCTATCCAGTACACGGCCACGGACATCAGCTATCAGCTGAGCCAGCTCACTGGCGTCAAATACACCGAGACTGCCAACGGCTACGTGCGGGAGGAAACGCGCACGCCCACCGAGCAGGTCGATGCTACCGTACATCGCGTGCAAATTAACGGTAGCGGTGAGCTGCACGCCTACGCCGAGGAGTTCGTCCTGGGTGACTATAACGGCAGCAACAACTCGATCTACAAGACCGCAGACGGCCAAGGTATTCCCGAGAATGCCCTGCGCAATTTCGGTTTTGGCAACTCAGCCGACGACCCCTTCTACTTCGAAGATCCCTACATCGAAATCCAGAAGCAGCACCATGCCAACGGTCCAGACACGATCCGGGGCATCCGTATTGGCTTTGGCAAGGCTGAAGGCCATGCGCCAGTCACCATCGATTCCAGTTCCGGTTTTATTCAGACCGTGAGCCTGCTGCCCGAAGTCGGAGGCGTCATCCTGTCCCAGCTTTATGGCTCCGGCACCCGGGATACCTTCGTCACGGTCGGCAGCGGACAAATGCCAGACGGCACCGGCAACTATCCCCAGACCCCGGCGCCCGGCGGTGGCGTGCCCAACAACACAAGCGGCCCGCTTGACGCGGCTGCCGGGCCTCTTAACCCGGTCACCGGCCTGCTCGAACCCATTACCGAGCCGCTCGGCATCGGCGCGGCGCTTCAGTCGCCGGGGGGCAAAGAGCTCAACCTGGAACACGTCGTCAGCCTCGACTTCCACAACGTAAAAAACTTCTACATATCGCTGACCCAGGGCGGCGGCAACGCCTTCGTCAACGGCGACGGATCGGTCAATGGCGCCTTGTGGTCTCAGCATCTGGATGGCGTCATTCCCCAGAGTCGTGCAGATCTGCCGGGCTGGAACATGGCGATGCCGTTCAACGACCCCAACGACCGGACTGCGGGCTATGTCGAAGCACACACCAATACCGCAGCAGCCCTGTCCCAGATCCTGTTGGGGATCGGCGACAACAATCCACGGCAGCAATATCATCCCGAATTCTGAGGCCAAAACGTAGGGATTGCTGAGCTGGCAAGACCCAAGGAGAACGTGCATGGGCAGATTGACACGCGTTTTGACTGTGGCTTTGAGCTGCTGGGCCTCGGCAGGCTCCGCAATAGCCATGGAAAAACTCAGCGACGGGCAGATGGGCCAGGTCCAGGCTCAGGGTAACTTCAACTTCGTGCTCGAGAACATCGAGCTCTCCGGTACGCCTGGTCCCGGAGATGCGGAAGCTGGCAGTATCAACGTGGAAGGGGCAGACGGCTCTTCCCTGGGGCTGAAACAATTCCAATTCACCGCTGCCAATATTGGCACCACGGCTTCCCCCCTGACCACCGGCACCGCCACCGCGGATGCCTCGGTCAATTCCACTGTGCTGGGTATCGTCGTCCCCGATGGTAAAAATCTAGGTGAACGGGAATACCTGCGTATCGGGTTGCCTGAGAAAGCCGCCTGGAACAATGTTGACCTGAGCTTTCAGGCCCTCTATGGCAACCCCGATACGGCGGCTCCAGACGACCGCAATATCGCCGCGGGTGGAACGCCGTCGAGCCAGCTGGATTTCGGTCATGTCAGCCTGGACAACGTAGCGCTGACCGGTCATCTGGATATTGGTGCCATTCCCGAGGGCTACAAGATCAGAAGTCGCAAAGTTGAGGACGGCAGCGCGCTGGCTTCCTCGCGGCAGGGTCTGTTGCTCAACATCAACCTGGAGGAAGTGTCCGTCGAGCAGATGCTGTTCGAGCCGGGCCAGGGCGATGGTGTATTCAGCCCCGATCGGGATCTGGTTATCAGGAACTTTTCCCTGGAGAACCTACAGATGACGTCCGCCACGATCGAGACCTCAGCCCAGGGTTGGCGGATTGCCTACAGCGATCCGCAACCATTCACCACCAGTCTTGGGGAAACGTTGCAACCCGGCGCCTCCGGCCATCCTGACACGGCGAGTCTGGCCTACGATGCAAATTTCCCAAAAGCGAATCTGACCATGGAGACTCAGATGACCCAAGGCCAGGCCAGCATGTCGCGCATTCACGGCGTTACACTGGACCACCTTGTGTTCAACCTGGACGGGCAATAAGGAGAATACTGTGGGCGACCAAAAACTGATGGACCAAGGAATGCATCGTCACAGAGCGATCCGGCGCGGTTCACTACCGGCCCTTTGCGCCAGCCTGACGTTGGCATTCTCCACGTCGGTATTTGCGGAGCTGCGCCCCATCGCGGAAAGCGAACTGGCTAAGGTCTCCGGCCAAAGTGGCATCTCCATCGAAATCCCTCACCTGCGGGTTAACGCCCATGGTCCGGACAGCGTCGACGATCCGGACACCGCCGCCGACGAGAGCGACGGACGCCGCACTCAGGGCTTCAAACTGGCTTATGTCACCCGGGAACACGGTGGAGGCGGCGAAGCGCATTACTTCGCCAACGAGGTCTCCCTGGCAATGGACGTAACCGGCGCAATGACCGTGGACATCGAGAAAGACGGCGCCATGGTGGTGGGTCTACCCGAGCGGATTAATTTCGTCGGCGATGGCCTGAGCTTCAAAGATATTTACCTTAACGGCAGCGGCGTTCCCGAAACGGGCACCAAGCTGCTTAATGAAATTAACGTCCAGGGCAACTTCAATACGGCCGGTACAATCCGCATGTGGGGCGACTGATTTGCACGGCCTTCCCTACTCCCACCCTAAAGCATTCAGCTCCCGTCAACCCGCCGTAGCTTAGCCAGCCTGTGCGCAATCCCTGCCTGGCGTCAGATCGATTTAATTTTAAAAATACAAGCCATTGGATCAGCGCTTGCCACTACTAGACGCAGATCCAGGGTTGATCAAAAAATATACGCTCTAACACCTTTAATGGACACTTTTAATACTCGATTCGCCAGACATCACTTCATTGGCAGTGCTCTGACCCCATTCATTAATGCTCTGCAGCTCAGTCGCGCTCGGCAAACGGCAGGACGCTGGACCCGTCACCCATCGACGCCCCCATGATGACGCCCAGGGAGCCGTCCTGTTTCAACACTACGACCTGGATGTCGGTCAAGGACCCCTTGCCTGACTGGCGGGCGGCGGTGTAAACGTCGGCTTCAGTAAGCCGATGCCGACGCAATGCGCGGTGTTGTAGTTCGCCATCGTAGTAGAGCAGCACCGGAGGCGAGTCCAGTACCCGGCGCATAACATACCAACGGGCCCGTGCGGCGGCGAGCACCCACTGCAGAACTACGAGCGAAGTCAGCGCCGCCACCGCCTGGGCGAGGCTGACATCCACTGCCGTCACCGTACGGCCGAAGGTTGATCCCACGGTGACAGCGATCACGAAGTCCAGTGGCGTCATTTTCGACATGGTGCGCGGCCCCGTCGAGCGGAGCAGAATCACCAGCACGAGGTAGCCAACGACGACGATGAGCAGGGTGTGCAACACCGGCTGCCATCCGGTCCAAAAGTAGCTCAAGTCCATTAAATCAGTCTGGCATGTCGGCCTGGCCCAGTTAAATTAAATTGTTCTAACCCCGCCCCGATTAATTGCACCTGAAAATGACGCGGTCCCGGTTTGCCTCAAAGGCTATACGCTGGCGACCGGCCAGCGAAGGAGACCGTCATCAGCTACTCTCTCTATAAACGGGATTTGGCTGTTAACGATATATCCCCTGCGTCTGGCGCCTTCGCAACCCGCTTGGATCGACGAGGTGATTGTGAGC
Coding sequences:
- a CDS encoding iron-containing alcohol dehydrogenase, with protein sequence MSTQAILPRILQVGEGASAQVPAVLASLGCTRPLIITDKMMVDLGYVGDIQRCLREQQLTADVFDDTVPEPTVGSIKAGVERVRSGNYDCIIALGGGSPIDSAKAIGILGKFGGEMRDYKFPRLVDQAGLPIIAIPTTAGTGSEVTRFTIITDELNDEKMLCVGIGFMPVAALVDYSLTLSLPKRITADTGIDALTHAMEAYVSRKANPFSDSQALSAMRLIGPNLRRVYRDGADREAREAMMLGSTLAGMAFSNASVALVHGMSRPIGAAFHVPHGLSNAMLLPAVTEFSIPAAAERYADCARTIGVASESDSTDEANRKLLDELHTLNDELEVPTPELFGIDRSEFFDLMPTMAEQALQSGSPGNNPRVPTVDEMIEIYRRLW
- a CDS encoding BCCT family transporter: MNNKSMQRDAGWLAGTNPVMSAGSGLLVLGFLMFTIANPTFANSVYTGLKDYIAADLSWYYIGFMSFVLFLVVWLVFSRYGDVRLGKDTDRPEFSLFSWFSMLFGAGIGIGILFWSIAEPIYHFQGNPFVGEGQQQTVEAAQSAMRIAIFHWGLHGWALFGLSGLILAYFAYRRGLPLSIRSSLYPIFGERIYGPIGHVADLLAVFGTVFGIATSLGLGAQQINAGLNYLTGVEVSTGTQIALIATISVIATASVMSGLHKGIRMLSEWNMWLTLLILGLFVVVGPTAYLLGALVTNVGDYLVHAVELGFWVDPDQQAQWQGAWTIFYWGWWIAWSPFCGIFIARISRGRTIREFVLGVLFAPTLLAAIWITIFGNTAMYLELFGGGGVVEAVNQNTTMALFSTIELMTDNHALVVLMAGICTVMLVTYFVTSADSATLVICTLISMGDEHPMARYRVFWGGAIGAVAAVLLLAGGLEALQTATVMAALPFSFILIMAIYGLLKSLRSELGSVAVPGLSKRPGKRREAVPKVTKRVPAVTSS
- a CDS encoding CoA transferase, coding for MNNKTQLPLAGVRVVDFGQQIAGPAVAMVLADFGATVIHVDPPEGPQWDHPANAVLNRNKSCIRLDLKQDFGLGQALALVEQADIVIESFRPGVMTKLGIDFGQLRAERPELITLSIPGFASNDDVRKEWKATEAVVAATCGAFTDMGFNRVLMGVNPSFSPLPLGSSYAVSLAASSAVLSLLEREKTGRGDRIEVPVAAALMEGLSYNSYVIEGLPDRYKTMREEEIEYRKANSIEMDLTYDQLQEYLDPFYRTYECADGRMFYCVCPSHRNHATRALKLLGIYDELVEEGLPDVKDLHMPVAEWEGETSIGVYPLPKKWADIISAKMKKVFLTRTSEEWGRLFGEGQIPGAPHRTTQEWVNDEHTNASGLIVEVNDPEYGRMKQGGPIAWLEDIAENMLTPSPRRNVSYDKALNELLTTAVEENVTRPTGADIQPASGRGWLDGIRILDLTNVIAGPHSTAFLSRFGAEVIKLDPVSPLYDPLIGTLFTFQTGVSKQSALLDINNPEGREAFNRLVRSVDIVVINAPERQMEPLGLDHDSLQAVNPGVLFCRLDCLGGPRRGPKTDYIGYDDIIQANSGIMSRFGGPETPEEHAHLGTLDVNCGFAAGLGMAVALYRKHKTGQVSRARTSLSAVTNLAQAPFAFDYAGRAPFNEPSGREALGNNELSHFYNTANGWIFIDSNRTELEKLEQVEGLQGIAQASDIGAFLGQALNKAPADYWATKLREADVAAAVPMAIEDLLNSYSREADDTPGTALGSFAFSTYRNHPSGHTITQVDHYSIRPTESSIRAFKPTERFGHSTRDVLSSVGYSATEIDAMIERSIAGLGWGKEFLPS
- a CDS encoding metallophosphoesterase family protein yields the protein MKIGVIADTHSKMRPEALEALKSSDLILHAGDVGRDEVLEALEALAPVIAIRGNIDKSGRAADLPDVQELEFLGHAFYMLHDVKTLDLDPRGHYRVVVAGHSHKPRNEWVDDVLYFNPGGAGPRRFTLPITVGRLEVTEDGVVGDIIELPL
- a CDS encoding FKBP-type peptidyl-prolyl cis-trans isomerase is translated as MPIEKNQVVLFHYSVSDEQGNAIESSRDGEPNAYLHGHGGIIQGLEEALEGRDAGDSFSATVTPDKAYGPRNPEAMQRVPIKHLRGAKRWKAGMIAQVETEQGPRHVVVVKVGHKFADVDTNHPMAGRTLTFNVEIIEVRAAEPEEIAHGHAHGPGGHH
- a CDS encoding DUF6160 family protein; the protein is MGDQKLMDQGMHRHRAIRRGSLPALCASLTLAFSTSVFAELRPIAESELAKVSGQSGISIEIPHLRVNAHGPDSVDDPDTAADESDGRRTQGFKLAYVTREHGGGGEAHYFANEVSLAMDVTGAMTVDIEKDGAMVVGLPERINFVGDGLSFKDIYLNGSGVPETGTKLLNEINVQGNFNTAGTIRMWGD
- a CDS encoding DUF421 domain-containing protein, which encodes MSYFWTGWQPVLHTLLIVVVGYLVLVILLRSTGPRTMSKMTPLDFVIAVTVGSTFGRTVTAVDVSLAQAVAALTSLVVLQWVLAAARARWYVMRRVLDSPPVLLYYDGELQHRALRRHRLTEADVYTAARQSGKGSLTDIQVVVLKQDGSLGVIMGASMGDGSSVLPFAERD